A DNA window from Christiangramia salexigens contains the following coding sequences:
- the ilvD gene encoding dihydroxy-acid dehydratase, with translation MNNKYSRTITQSDSQPGSQAMLHALGLTREDFKKPFVGIASTGYEGNPCNMHLNDLAKEVKKGTQASDLVGLIFNTIGVSDGISMGTPGMRFSLPSRDIIADSMETVVNAMSYDGLITVVGCDKNMPGALMAMLRINRPAILVYGGTISSGCHKGKKLDVVSAFEAWGSKVSGEMDQEEYNSIVEKACPGAGACGGMYTANTMASAIEALGMSLPYNSSNPATGPEKIEESKKAGEAISLLLEKDLKPRDIVTKKSLENAVRLLTVLGGSTNAVLHFLAIAKAAKLDFGLEEFEKICDSTPFLADLKPSGKYAMEDVHRVGGIPAVLKYMLNNDMLHGDCLTVTGKTLAENLAEVPDLEEGQDVIHPLDKPIKKSGHIRILYGNLAEEGSVAKITGKEGLEFTGKAKVFNSEYEANDGISAGKVKKGDVVVIRYEGPKGGPGMPEMLKPTSAIMGAGLGKDVALITDGRFSGGTHGFVVGHITPEAQEGGLIGLLEDGDEIVINAESNTLDVKISEEEINKRKKNWKQPALKADGGVLYKYARTVSSASQGCVTDEF, from the coding sequence ATGAATAATAAATATAGCAGAACGATAACTCAAAGTGATTCTCAGCCTGGCTCACAGGCAATGTTACATGCCCTTGGACTAACCCGTGAAGATTTCAAAAAACCCTTCGTTGGAATCGCGAGTACGGGATACGAAGGGAATCCATGTAATATGCATCTTAATGATCTGGCCAAAGAAGTAAAAAAAGGAACTCAGGCATCAGATCTGGTAGGACTTATATTTAACACTATTGGCGTAAGCGACGGTATTTCTATGGGAACTCCGGGGATGAGGTTTTCACTTCCCTCCAGGGATATTATTGCAGATTCCATGGAAACTGTTGTAAATGCCATGTCTTATGATGGCCTTATAACCGTCGTGGGCTGTGATAAAAATATGCCAGGGGCATTGATGGCAATGCTGCGAATAAACCGACCTGCTATCCTTGTGTATGGAGGTACGATCTCATCTGGTTGTCATAAGGGTAAAAAACTGGATGTGGTATCGGCTTTTGAAGCCTGGGGCTCTAAAGTATCTGGCGAGATGGATCAGGAAGAGTATAACAGTATAGTAGAAAAGGCCTGTCCCGGTGCAGGTGCCTGTGGTGGAATGTATACCGCAAATACAATGGCATCGGCAATCGAAGCTCTGGGTATGAGCTTACCTTATAATTCCTCCAATCCGGCCACCGGACCTGAAAAAATTGAAGAAAGCAAAAAAGCTGGAGAGGCGATTTCGCTCTTATTGGAAAAAGATCTAAAACCAAGAGATATCGTTACCAAAAAGTCCTTAGAGAATGCAGTAAGACTTTTAACTGTTCTGGGAGGCTCAACAAATGCTGTATTGCATTTTCTGGCTATAGCTAAAGCAGCCAAATTGGATTTTGGTTTGGAGGAGTTTGAAAAGATTTGTGATAGCACACCTTTTCTAGCCGATCTAAAGCCTAGCGGTAAGTATGCCATGGAAGATGTGCATCGCGTTGGAGGGATCCCGGCGGTTTTGAAATATATGCTGAATAATGATATGCTTCATGGTGACTGTCTTACCGTTACCGGAAAGACATTGGCCGAAAATTTAGCAGAAGTGCCAGATCTGGAAGAGGGTCAGGATGTGATCCATCCTTTGGACAAGCCAATTAAAAAATCTGGTCATATCAGAATACTTTACGGTAATCTGGCAGAAGAAGGCTCTGTTGCAAAGATCACCGGGAAGGAAGGTTTGGAATTCACCGGAAAGGCTAAAGTGTTTAATAGCGAATATGAGGCTAACGATGGTATTTCAGCCGGGAAAGTAAAAAAGGGTGATGTTGTGGTAATTCGGTATGAAGGCCCTAAAGGAGGTCCAGGAATGCCTGAAATGCTTAAACCTACCTCGGCCATAATGGGAGCCGGCTTAGGAAAAGACGTGGCTTTGATAACCGATGGAAGATTCTCTGGAGGAACTCATGGCTTTGTAGTAGGACATATTACACCTGAAGCTCAGGAAGGAGGCCTCATAGGTTTACTGGAAGACGGCGACGAAATTGTGATCAATGCCGAATCCAATACGTTAGATGTGAAGATTTCTGAAGAAGAGATCAATAAGAGAAAAAAGAACTGGAAACAGCCGGCATTAAAAGCCGATGGTGGAGTTCTGTATAAATATGCCAGAACGGTATCATCTGCCTCTCAGGGTTGCGTTACCGACGAATTTTAA
- a CDS encoding biotin-dependent carboxyltransferase family protein, translated as MKAKIEVLHPGLFSSIQDNGRFGFQKFGVPLSGVMDKYAYKICNLLLGNDPYASVLEITLQGPQLKFEANTNICITGADLSPSINGRNIEINEVVSINAGEVLKFGMRINGFRSYLGVAGGFISEEIMKSRSWYEGITANSRLSKGMKLSYNSEDTRIADTYSSLKTREQYLESENLEVYPGPEFNKLSDKQRSELMETFFNIDDSSNRMAVQLKQDLDNDLDPIITGPVVPGTVQLTPSGKLIILMRDCQTTGGYPRVLQVSERGLNVLAQKLPGERIIFKIT; from the coding sequence ATGAAGGCTAAAATTGAAGTTTTACACCCTGGTCTATTTTCCAGTATTCAGGATAATGGAAGGTTTGGATTTCAAAAATTTGGAGTTCCATTAAGTGGGGTGATGGATAAATATGCTTATAAGATCTGTAATCTATTATTAGGAAATGATCCCTATGCTTCCGTTTTGGAGATTACCTTGCAGGGGCCGCAACTTAAATTTGAAGCTAATACTAATATTTGTATCACAGGAGCCGACCTTTCACCTTCGATTAATGGACGCAATATTGAAATTAATGAGGTTGTAAGCATTAATGCCGGTGAGGTTCTAAAATTCGGGATGCGAATTAATGGGTTTAGAAGCTATTTAGGTGTAGCCGGAGGATTTATTTCAGAAGAAATTATGAAAAGTCGTAGTTGGTATGAGGGGATTACTGCGAATTCCAGACTTTCCAAAGGAATGAAACTTTCATATAATTCTGAAGACACCAGGATTGCAGATACATATTCATCTTTAAAGACACGGGAACAATATCTGGAGTCTGAAAACCTTGAAGTTTATCCCGGACCGGAATTCAATAAACTTTCGGATAAGCAGAGATCAGAGCTGATGGAAACCTTTTTTAATATAGATGATAGTAGTAACCGTATGGCCGTTCAGCTTAAGCAGGATCTGGATAATGATCTTGACCCTATTATAACCGGGCCTGTAGTGCCGGGCACCGTTCAGCTAACTCCATCCGGTAAATTGATCATATTAATGCGGGACTGTCAAACAACAGGTGGTTATCCAAGAGTTCTTCAGGTATCCGAAAGGGGTTTGAATGTACTGGCTCAAAAATTACCTGGGGAGAGAATCATCTTCAAAATAACCTGA
- the ilvB gene encoding biosynthetic-type acetolactate synthase large subunit, which translates to MEVKTASFGKVTTKEKCTVSGAEAVIKCLLEEGVDTIYGYPGGAIMPVYDELFKYQDKLHHVLTRHEQGATHAAQGYARVSGKVGVAVATSGPGATNLVTGIADAQIDSTPMVCITGQVGSHLLGSDAFQETDIVGISTPITKWNYQITKAEEIPEILAKAFYIARSGRPGPVLIDITKDAQFASLDFNYKKCSGIRSYKPLPEVNLLEVERAAEAINKAKKPLIVFGQGVILGSAEKLLAEVVEKAGIPAAWTILGLSALPTSHPLNVGMVGMHGNYAPNMLTNECDVLIAIGMRFDDRVTGNLDHYAKQAKVIHFEIDPAEVNKNVKADYPVLGDVKETLRLLLELLNPNKHEQWHQKFKDMYQTEYEKVIKGNLDVNKPKLGMAEVINQINNFSKGDAIIVSDVGQHQMAACRYAKFNSTRSNVTSGGLGTMGFALPAAIGAKMGSPERDVVAVIGDGGYQMTIQELGTIFQTKVPVKIVVLNNGFLGMVRQWQQLFFDKRYASTEMVNPDFITIAKGYHIKTGQVNDRSDLEAAVKEMMESKEAYFLEVKVEQEENVFPMIPTGASVSEILLE; encoded by the coding sequence ATGGAAGTAAAAACAGCAAGTTTTGGAAAAGTAACTACTAAGGAAAAATGTACCGTTTCCGGTGCCGAAGCAGTTATTAAGTGTTTGCTCGAAGAAGGTGTAGACACGATTTATGGTTATCCCGGGGGAGCTATTATGCCGGTATATGACGAATTATTCAAATATCAGGATAAGCTTCATCACGTACTTACCAGACATGAACAAGGCGCTACACATGCGGCTCAGGGCTATGCCCGGGTAAGTGGAAAGGTTGGCGTGGCGGTGGCAACTTCCGGTCCGGGAGCAACGAATCTCGTGACAGGCATTGCAGATGCTCAGATCGATTCAACACCAATGGTATGTATTACTGGTCAGGTTGGTTCGCATTTATTGGGAAGTGATGCTTTTCAGGAAACCGATATTGTTGGTATTTCCACGCCAATTACCAAATGGAATTATCAGATCACGAAAGCCGAAGAAATTCCTGAGATCCTGGCAAAGGCTTTTTATATAGCCAGATCCGGAAGACCCGGACCAGTTTTGATAGATATCACTAAAGATGCTCAATTTGCATCACTTGATTTTAATTATAAAAAATGTTCTGGGATAAGGAGTTATAAACCGCTCCCTGAAGTTAACCTTTTAGAGGTTGAGCGTGCTGCAGAGGCCATTAATAAAGCTAAAAAACCGCTTATAGTCTTCGGTCAGGGAGTGATCCTTGGATCTGCGGAAAAACTATTAGCTGAAGTCGTGGAAAAAGCCGGAATTCCTGCTGCCTGGACTATTTTAGGTTTATCTGCTTTACCAACGAGCCATCCTCTCAATGTTGGTATGGTAGGGATGCATGGTAATTATGCGCCCAATATGCTTACCAATGAATGTGATGTGCTTATTGCAATAGGAATGCGCTTTGATGACCGGGTGACTGGCAATTTAGATCATTATGCAAAACAGGCGAAGGTTATACATTTTGAGATCGACCCTGCTGAAGTGAATAAAAATGTTAAGGCAGATTATCCTGTTTTAGGTGATGTAAAAGAAACTCTCAGGTTATTACTTGAATTGCTAAACCCTAACAAACATGAGCAATGGCATCAAAAGTTTAAGGATATGTACCAGACCGAATACGAAAAGGTCATCAAAGGTAATCTGGATGTAAACAAACCTAAATTAGGGATGGCTGAGGTGATCAATCAGATCAATAATTTCTCGAAGGGAGATGCGATCATCGTTTCAGATGTTGGTCAACATCAAATGGCAGCTTGCCGTTATGCAAAATTTAATTCAACTAGAAGTAATGTGACTTCAGGAGGATTGGGGACAATGGGCTTTGCCCTTCCTGCAGCAATTGGTGCAAAGATGGGAAGTCCCGAAAGAGATGTGGTGGCCGTTATAGGGGATGGAGGTTATCAAATGACGATTCAGGAGTTAGGTACCATTTTTCAGACTAAAGTTCCGGTAAAGATCGTAGTGCTTAATAACGGATTTTTAGGGATGGTTAGACAATGGCAACAGTTGTTTTTTGATAAACGATATGCTTCCACAGAAATGGTAAATCCGGATTTTATAACCATAGCCAAAGGTTACCATATTAAAACCGGTCAGGTTAATGATCGCAGTGATTTAGAGGCTGCGGTAAAAGAAATGATGGAATCTAAAGAAGCCTATTTCTTGGAGGTGAAAGTTGAACAGGAAGAGAACGTTTTTCCAATGATCCCAACGGGAGCGTCTGTTTCAGAAATACTATTAGAGTAA
- a CDS encoding sensor histidine kinase — MLRKEEILLIVYFILVILFLAGFSVLFFITYQRRKNKILREKYDAEQQFKTELANARIEIQEATLKNVSWELHDNIGQLLSIATMQLNLLSRKVLESNTESLEEAKKLVSDSLSEVRSLSRSLNAEVVDHRGLVSSVENEIDRFNRMGVLEASAQIEGEIFEIPQGDMIILFRILQEFFSNVIKHSGASELKVKIEYLPNSLKISALDNGKGYNPEALQKGSGLLNMKGRAEMIQAEFELNSSEGNGTSLYLHYPTKKN; from the coding sequence ATGCTTAGAAAAGAGGAGATTTTACTCATCGTTTATTTTATTCTGGTCATCCTATTCCTGGCGGGCTTTTCTGTGCTATTTTTTATTACTTATCAAAGGCGTAAGAATAAGATTCTCAGGGAAAAATATGATGCAGAACAACAATTTAAAACCGAATTAGCAAATGCCCGGATTGAGATTCAGGAAGCTACCCTTAAAAACGTAAGCTGGGAATTACACGATAATATTGGGCAGTTACTTTCTATTGCAACTATGCAGTTGAATCTGCTTTCCAGAAAGGTGTTGGAGTCTAATACGGAATCATTAGAGGAGGCTAAAAAACTTGTAAGCGATTCTCTCTCAGAGGTGCGCTCGCTTTCCCGATCCTTGAATGCGGAAGTAGTGGATCATAGGGGATTGGTCTCATCTGTAGAAAACGAGATCGATCGCTTTAACAGGATGGGCGTTTTAGAGGCCAGTGCCCAAATTGAGGGTGAAATATTCGAAATTCCCCAGGGAGATATGATAATTTTATTCAGAATCCTTCAGGAGTTCTTCTCCAATGTTATCAAACACTCCGGAGCTTCAGAGCTAAAGGTTAAAATTGAATATCTTCCGAATTCCCTTAAAATTTCAGCTTTGGATAATGGAAAGGGTTATAACCCGGAAGCGTTGCAAAAGGGTTCTGGTTTGCTGAACATGAAAGGCAGGGCGGAAATGATCCAAGCTGAATTTGAGCTTAATTCTTCTGAAGGCAATGGAACTTCCTTATATTTACACTATCCAACCAAGAAAAATTAA
- a CDS encoding response regulator, which translates to MNQTIIIVDDHKLFAQSLQILVNSFEGFEMIKVFKNGSELLDYFEQDQPEPDIILLDMRMPVMDGMETMAWLKDNRPEQKVLTLTVDQEDETIIKMLKLGCRGYLLKDIDPDEFELALNQITSAGYYSNDTISEALSHKHKKLTYEPLTPREFEFLNHACSELTYKQVAEEMNLSPKTVDNYRESLFAKLQVKSRVGLVIFAIKEGICKIN; encoded by the coding sequence ATGAATCAAACGATTATTATCGTTGACGATCATAAACTATTTGCACAATCACTTCAGATCCTTGTTAATTCTTTTGAAGGCTTTGAGATGATTAAAGTGTTTAAGAATGGTTCAGAATTACTGGATTATTTTGAACAGGATCAACCAGAACCAGACATTATTCTTTTAGATATGAGGATGCCTGTAATGGATGGTATGGAGACAATGGCCTGGCTTAAGGATAACAGGCCGGAACAAAAAGTGTTAACGCTAACTGTTGATCAGGAAGACGAAACGATTATTAAAATGCTAAAACTGGGGTGTAGAGGTTACCTCTTAAAAGATATAGATCCGGACGAGTTTGAACTGGCTCTAAACCAAATTACCAGTGCAGGGTATTACTCGAATGATACAATCTCAGAAGCTCTGAGTCATAAACACAAAAAGCTGACTTATGAGCCGCTCACCCCTCGAGAATTTGAATTTCTGAATCACGCCTGCAGTGAACTTACCTATAAGCAAGTGGCAGAAGAAATGAACTTATCACCAAAAACTGTAGATAATTACCGTGAAAGTCTTTTTGCCAAATTACAGGTGAAAAGTCGGGTAGGTCTCGTGATATTTGCCATTAAGGAAGGGATCTGTAAAATTAATTGA
- the ilvN gene encoding acetolactate synthase small subunit, which produces MEKKNYTVSIYTENNLGLLSRIAAIFLKRHINIESITASPSEVNEVMRFIIIVNVTEEQIKKIVGQIEKQIEVIKAFYHTDEETIYQETALYKIKSDEFLDDSNIQDFIKETNARIVTVTKGFFVIEKTGKRTEVDQLYETLKPYGLMQFVRSGTIAVTKNEMPISGILEKFNTTNSIS; this is translated from the coding sequence ATGGAAAAGAAAAATTATACAGTTTCGATTTACACCGAAAACAATCTTGGCCTGTTGAGCCGGATCGCAGCGATATTCCTTAAGAGACATATCAACATTGAAAGTATAACTGCTTCACCAAGTGAGGTGAATGAGGTGATGCGGTTTATAATCATTGTAAATGTTACAGAAGAACAGATCAAAAAGATTGTTGGACAGATCGAAAAACAAATAGAAGTGATCAAGGCCTTTTATCATACAGATGAAGAAACCATTTATCAGGAAACTGCACTTTACAAGATCAAGTCAGACGAATTTTTAGACGATTCCAATATTCAGGATTTTATAAAGGAAACCAATGCGAGGATCGTTACGGTTACTAAAGGCTTTTTTGTGATAGAGAAGACAGGAAAGCGTACCGAAGTAGATCAATTATATGAAACTTTAAAACCTTACGGATTAATGCAATTTGTAAGATCGGGAACCATCGCGGTTACCAAAAATGAAATGCCAATTTCGGGCATCTTAGAAAAATTTAATACAACAAATTCAATATCATGA
- the pxpA gene encoding 5-oxoprolinase subunit PxpA, with the protein MKKYIHLNCDLGEGGSFDEELMPLISACNIACGGHAGNLETMHRTVRLAMEHKVEIGAHPSYPDRKNFGRSVMEMSEEDLKLSIEGQVLSLKQIAESEGGKLSHVKLHGALYNAAAKDENIARIVVECLEDLDGDFTLFVPLNSKIADMAMGKFELIFEAFADRNYHENYSLVSRSEKHALINEKESVFEHVFRMVNDHKIRCVSGVEIPCEADTFCMHSDTPSSLEILNYLHKKLAERGFQISNA; encoded by the coding sequence ATGAAAAAGTATATACATTTAAATTGCGATCTGGGAGAGGGAGGAAGTTTTGATGAAGAACTGATGCCTTTAATTTCTGCGTGTAATATCGCTTGTGGTGGACATGCAGGAAACCTGGAAACCATGCATCGTACTGTAAGGCTGGCGATGGAGCATAAGGTTGAAATCGGAGCTCATCCATCTTACCCGGATAGAAAGAATTTTGGCAGAAGTGTGATGGAAATGAGCGAGGAAGATCTCAAACTTTCTATTGAAGGTCAGGTGTTAAGTTTAAAGCAAATCGCCGAATCTGAGGGTGGAAAATTATCTCATGTTAAGCTTCATGGAGCGCTATATAATGCCGCTGCAAAAGATGAAAATATTGCCAGAATCGTAGTAGAATGTCTTGAAGATCTTGATGGAGATTTCACCTTATTTGTGCCTTTAAATTCGAAAATTGCAGACATGGCTATGGGGAAATTTGAGCTGATTTTTGAAGCCTTCGCGGACCGGAATTATCACGAGAATTATAGCCTGGTTTCACGCTCTGAAAAGCATGCCCTGATCAACGAAAAAGAGTCGGTTTTTGAACATGTTTTTAGGATGGTTAATGACCATAAAATTAGATGTGTTTCCGGTGTTGAAATCCCATGTGAAGCAGATACTTTTTGTATGCATTCAGACACTCCTTCTTCGCTGGAAATTCTGAATTATCTTCATAAAAAATTAGCTGAAAGAGGCTTTCAAATTTCAAATGCTTAA
- the pxpB gene encoding 5-oxoprolinase subunit PxpB, giving the protein MSDLPKISPMGDRGILIKFEEKIEPELLERVLSLKKIIENHLVKQKVEVTNTYNSLLISYMFTIKDIYDEISALKKLLGDVKIPKISNTNLYYLPVCYETEFGLDLEIISKENGLEIQEIIRLHTEPIYQLYFLGFLPGFLYLGGLDKRLQISRKETPRRSVEKGSVGIGENQTGIYPKTSPGGWQILGRCPVELFDKNSEEPSPFKAGDKIKFYSVSKAEYLEIERQIKTGNFQLKKELYEG; this is encoded by the coding sequence ATGAGTGATCTGCCCAAAATATCACCGATGGGAGACCGGGGAATTCTGATAAAATTTGAGGAAAAGATTGAACCTGAACTGCTCGAAAGAGTACTGTCTCTTAAAAAAATAATTGAGAATCATTTAGTTAAACAAAAAGTTGAGGTAACGAATACATATAACTCGTTATTAATCAGTTACATGTTTACTATAAAGGATATCTATGATGAAATTTCTGCTTTAAAAAAGCTTTTGGGTGACGTGAAGATACCAAAAATATCTAACACCAATCTGTATTATCTCCCCGTTTGTTATGAGACCGAATTTGGATTGGATCTTGAGATCATTTCTAAAGAAAATGGGCTTGAAATTCAAGAGATCATTCGGTTACATACCGAGCCGATTTATCAACTATATTTCTTAGGCTTCTTACCCGGTTTTTTATACCTCGGTGGCTTGGACAAAAGACTGCAAATTTCACGCAAAGAAACTCCCCGAAGATCTGTTGAAAAAGGCTCTGTTGGAATAGGTGAAAATCAAACAGGAATTTATCCTAAAACAAGTCCCGGAGGGTGGCAAATTTTAGGACGATGTCCTGTTGAATTATTCGATAAAAATTCTGAAGAACCTAGTCCATTTAAAGCCGGTGATAAAATAAAATTTTACTCTGTATCCAAAGCAGAATATCTGGAAATTGAACGACAAATTAAGACTGGGAATTTTCAATTGAAAAAGGAATTATATGAAGGCTAA
- the ilvC gene encoding ketol-acid reductoisomerase: protein MTNYFNSLSLRDKLAQLGTCRFMDLEEFSNGIAALKDKKIVIVGCGAQGLNQGLNMRDSGLNISYALREGAIKEKRQSYKNATENNFKVGTYEELIPDADLVINLTPDKQHTPVIKAIVPHIKKGGVLSYSHGFNIVEEGMQIREDITVIMVAPKCPGSEVREEYKRGFGVPTLIAVHPENDPKGIGFEWAKAYAFATGGHRAGVLASSFVAEVKSDLMGEQTILCGVLQTGSILTFNKMVSEGVEESYAANLIQYGWETITEALKHGGITNMMDRLSNPAKLRANEISEDLKKQMRPLFQKHMDDIISGAFSSRMMKDWENDDKELLEWRAATGETAFEKTTATTDEIREQEYFDKGVLLVAFVKSGVELAFETMVEAGIIPDSAYYESLHETPLIANTIARKKLFEMNRIISDTAEYGCYLFDHSCKPLVKDYVNSLEPEVAGRAFSTGDNGVDNQELIRVNDLIRNHPVEKVGGRLRKAMTAMKKIHE from the coding sequence ATGACAAACTATTTTAACAGCCTTTCTTTACGTGATAAACTTGCCCAGCTGGGTACCTGCCGCTTTATGGATCTTGAGGAATTCAGCAATGGTATTGCAGCGCTAAAAGACAAGAAAATTGTTATTGTAGGTTGTGGAGCTCAAGGCCTTAATCAGGGTCTGAATATGAGGGATAGTGGCCTCAATATTTCTTACGCATTAAGAGAAGGTGCGATCAAAGAGAAAAGACAATCCTATAAAAATGCAACTGAAAATAATTTCAAGGTTGGAACCTATGAAGAACTTATCCCGGACGCGGACCTGGTAATAAATCTAACGCCAGATAAGCAACACACGCCGGTAATAAAAGCTATTGTTCCTCATATTAAAAAAGGAGGAGTGCTTTCTTATTCTCACGGATTCAATATTGTGGAAGAAGGGATGCAGATCCGGGAGGATATAACAGTTATTATGGTAGCACCGAAATGTCCGGGATCGGAAGTAAGGGAGGAATATAAGAGGGGCTTTGGGGTGCCCACACTTATCGCAGTCCATCCTGAGAACGATCCCAAAGGCATTGGTTTTGAATGGGCCAAGGCTTACGCCTTTGCAACCGGTGGACACCGGGCCGGAGTACTGGCTTCATCATTTGTAGCCGAAGTGAAATCTGACCTTATGGGGGAGCAAACCATTTTATGTGGGGTATTGCAAACGGGATCCATTCTTACCTTTAATAAGATGGTGTCTGAAGGGGTAGAGGAATCCTATGCGGCCAATCTTATACAGTACGGTTGGGAGACTATTACTGAAGCTCTAAAGCATGGAGGTATCACCAATATGATGGACAGATTATCTAATCCGGCAAAATTACGTGCTAATGAGATCTCAGAAGATCTTAAAAAACAGATGCGTCCTCTGTTTCAAAAGCATATGGACGATATTATTTCCGGGGCTTTTAGCAGCCGAATGATGAAAGACTGGGAAAATGATGATAAAGAGCTGTTGGAGTGGAGAGCAGCAACCGGCGAAACAGCTTTTGAAAAGACTACAGCAACAACAGACGAGATCAGAGAACAGGAATATTTTGATAAAGGCGTATTACTGGTTGCCTTTGTTAAATCTGGTGTGGAGTTGGCCTTTGAGACCATGGTAGAGGCCGGGATCATTCCGGATTCCGCATATTATGAATCTCTGCATGAAACGCCTTTAATTGCCAATACCATCGCAAGGAAAAAATTATTTGAAATGAATCGTATCATTTCAGATACCGCAGAATATGGATGTTACCTATTTGATCATTCGTGTAAACCGCTGGTTAAGGATTATGTGAATTCTCTCGAACCAGAGGTTGCAGGACGCGCATTTAGTACTGGTGATAACGGTGTAGATAACCAGGAATTGATAAGGGTAAATGACCTGATAAGAAATCATCCCGTAGAAAAAGTAGGTGGCCGACTTAGAAAGGCAATGACCGCCATGAAGAAAATACACGAATAA
- a CDS encoding carbon-nitrogen hydrolase family protein, with the protein MIDSAKIELRNLRAKDYEELKVSMIKSYNSMPNEYWSKGEIKTLINKFPEGQLCIVIDNKIAGCALSIIVDYDKFDDNHTYDSIIGGENFSTHTKNGNVLYGIDVFIHPEYRGMRLGRRLYEARKELCEHLNLKAIVFGGRIPNYSKYAEELTPKKYIEKVKLQEIHDPVLSFQLSNDFHVKKVIKGYLSGDHESKEYATLMEWNNIYYTKPQKLVNTTKTVVRLGLVQWQMRLFKDYEALVSQIEFFVDAVSNYQSDFILFPELFNAPLMAEFNHLSEPEAIRELSGYTDRLLETFREFAINYNINIITGSMPQAIGEHMYNVGFLCRRDGSYERYEKLHITPAEETAWGMKGGNKLETFDTDCGKIGVLICYDVEFPEVGRILAEEGMNILFVPFMTDTQNGYSRVKICAQARAVENECYVAIAGSVGNLPKVDNMDIQYAQSAVLTPSDFAFPVNGIKAEATPNTESTLLVDVDLDLLKELHNFGSVRNKKDRRKDLYSLKKKK; encoded by the coding sequence TTGATAGATTCTGCAAAAATAGAATTAAGGAACTTACGGGCGAAAGATTATGAGGAACTAAAGGTTTCCATGATTAAGAGCTATAATTCCATGCCCAATGAGTATTGGTCTAAGGGAGAAATTAAAACCCTAATCAATAAATTCCCCGAAGGCCAGCTTTGTATTGTCATAGATAATAAAATCGCAGGCTGTGCCTTATCTATCATAGTGGATTATGATAAGTTTGATGATAATCATACTTACGATTCTATTATTGGTGGTGAGAACTTTTCTACCCATACAAAGAATGGGAACGTTCTTTATGGGATAGATGTCTTTATTCATCCCGAATATCGCGGGATGCGTCTTGGAAGGCGTTTGTATGAAGCCAGAAAGGAACTATGTGAACACCTTAATTTAAAGGCAATTGTATTTGGAGGAAGAATACCTAATTACTCTAAATATGCAGAAGAACTAACTCCTAAGAAGTATATTGAAAAAGTAAAGCTTCAGGAAATACACGACCCGGTACTTTCATTTCAGCTTTCAAATGATTTTCACGTCAAGAAAGTGATCAAGGGATATCTTTCAGGAGACCATGAGAGCAAGGAATATGCGACTTTAATGGAGTGGAATAATATCTATTATACCAAACCTCAAAAGCTTGTAAACACTACAAAAACAGTAGTGCGGTTAGGACTTGTACAATGGCAGATGCGTTTATTCAAGGATTATGAAGCTCTAGTCTCACAGATCGAATTTTTTGTGGATGCGGTAAGTAATTATCAAAGTGACTTCATCCTTTTTCCTGAACTTTTCAATGCACCGTTGATGGCCGAGTTCAATCACCTGTCTGAGCCGGAAGCCATTCGTGAGTTATCGGGATATACCGATCGCTTACTGGAGACCTTCAGAGAATTTGCGATAAATTATAATATCAATATCATTACCGGAAGTATGCCTCAGGCTATAGGAGAGCATATGTATAATGTTGGGTTTCTTTGCCGGCGCGATGGTAGTTACGAGCGTTATGAAAAACTGCATATCACTCCTGCCGAAGAAACTGCGTGGGGGATGAAGGGCGGAAATAAGCTTGAAACCTTTGATACAGATTGTGGTAAGATAGGAGTACTTATCTGTTATGACGTGGAATTCCCGGAAGTAGGGAGAATTCTGGCAGAAGAAGGTATGAATATTCTATTTGTTCCTTTTATGACAGATACGCAGAACGGATATTCCCGGGTTAAGATCTGTGCTCAGGCCCGTGCTGTAGAAAACGAATGTTATGTGGCCATAGCAGGTTCTGTAGGAAATCTGCCAAAGGTGGATAATATGGATATTCAATATGCTCAGAGTGCTGTTCTAACCCCTTCAGATTTTGCTTTTCCAGTAAATGGTATAAAGGCTGAAGCTACTCCGAATACTGAAAGTACGCTTTTAGTGGATGTGGATCTTGACCTTTTAAAGGAACTACATAATTTTGGAAGTGTTCGCAATAAAAAGGATCGTAGAAAAGATCTTTATTCTCTCAAGAAGAAAAAATAA